The segment TTAAAAGCCCTCCAATGCATTGAGCAAAAGCATCTTGGATGACACCCTCGGCTTCTATGAAAGAAAAGGTGCCCCCAGATATTTCAGAAATCGAATGCATTGAAGCAGCATCATGATCTGCACCAAACCCGAAGGTGTGCACAGGGACACGGAGACCTGTCCCACCATTGCGCTGAATCGAGGGAGGAATAAGTGATTTATAATCGGTCTGGGAATGAGATCCACTAGGACTTGAGACAGTATAAGTATCCTGCCCATCCGATAACAGTATGATGCTTCCAACCGGGTTCTTCCACTTCCGATCTACTATCAACTTCGCACCTTTCCTAAGCCCTTCAGCAATATTTGTCCCACCATTTGAAGTAAGAGAGTTAACAGCCTGCAACGCTTCTTGCCGTCCGGTCTCAGTCATCCGACGAAGAGGAAAGAGGCGACGGGCTGTGGAAGAGAATGCTATTACAGACAGACGGTCGGAGGATCCAAGGTGCTGTATCACAAAACCCATAGCTCGTTTTAGCAATGCAAGCTTGGTACCGGCCATGCTACCACTAACATCAAGGACAGTGACAAGGTCAACTGGGGCACGAGAATTTTGAGTTGAGGGGGAAAATATAGTTTGGTCTCTGCTATTTAGCCCTCCACTTGTGTGGGGAGCCTTGAGATGGATTAGTATGGCAAAGTTATTGTGACTGTTAGCTCTTGGAACGGCTGAAACTTCGGGATATGTCTTAACTTCTATTCCTCCAATGGAATTATTCTTCGAAGCATCCTTTTCAAAGACATTTTGTTGAGGATTCTCTTGCTGCTGATCGAGGACTTCATCATCATCAAAGGTTCCTGGCTCAGAGACTTGGAATAGTGAAGAAACGTGCCTAGTTGAATCTAACCTAGGGGAAGGTAGGCGTCTAACAGCCCAGGCGTCATCCCGGGGCCAATCTGCTGGATTGATTCTTGATTTTCCATTGGGAAGATGAGAAGCAGGCCTCTGAAAGGGTATTTCCTTCCATTTTGCTCTGCAAACTGGACAAATCTGATTTCCATGTTTTACATTAGAAGCTATACAGTGAAAGTGGAAAGAATGGGAGCATTCTGCTGTGAAAATGGCATGGCCTTGCCCTAGTTCCATCGATGTCAGGCATATCGAACAGGTTTTCTGCAGTTTGAAAGTATCAGCAGGTAAGAAGATGATACAAGCAAGGTCTAAAAAAAGATTTAAAGCACTTACTATATCAAATTCTTTCTTTACAACATTTGCATTATTCCAAATCATTCTTTGTAACATTTAATTACTCCAAGATTACAAAAATGGCTTCACCTTAAATACAATCACAGCATTAAATACAATCACAGCAGAGTAATTCGTGCTTCCTCTTTTTATAAACCATAGCAGCACCAAGCAATATACCAGACAATCATTTATCTCATGTATTGCCAGCACTATCCAAATTGTTATCAGTAAGAtgttaaattaagtaaaaattaagatgttaaattaagtaaaaatggtgTACCAAATTACAACAACATTTCGCAAAACAGGATCTTAACTGATGCATAGCCCTCATTAACCATCCCCACAAGAGCCCATAGATTTTTAAAAAAGTACAAAAGGGAGCAAGTGGGAATTCAAGGGCGTCAAAATCCACATCTAACATCTAAATActacttttatataaaataataataataattatatagtTTGTAGGAACGTGAATATTTCAAAGGTCAGTGTACAGTGCCCATCACTGGCTCTTTCTTTCTGTCATCATACTGCCCTATTATTGAGACTGACTGGCACATCAAAAGAAGAAATATAATGCAACCTTACCTATCTACATGATAAAGCCTTAGATAG is part of the Gossypium arboreum isolate Shixiya-1 chromosome 5, ASM2569848v2, whole genome shotgun sequence genome and harbors:
- the LOC108467042 gene encoding E3 ubiquitin-protein ligase WAV3 isoform X2, whose protein sequence is MELGQGHAIFTAECSHSFHFHCIASNVKHGNQICPVCRAKWKEIPFQRPASHLPNGKSRINPADWPRDDAWAVRRLPSPRLDSTRHVSSLFQVSEPGTFDDDEVLDQQQENPQQNVFEKDASKNNSIGGIEVKTYPEVSAVPRANSHNNFAILIHLKAPHTSGGLNSRDQTIFSPSTQNSRAPVDLVTVLDVSGSMAGTKLALLKRAMGFVIQHLGSSDRLSVIAFSSTARRLFPLRRMTETGRQEALQAVNSLTSNGGTNIAEGLRKGAKLIVDRKWKNPVGSIILLSDGQDTYTVSSPSGSHSQTDYKSLIPPSIQRNGGTGLRVPVHTFGFGADHDAASMHSISEISGGTFSFIEAEGVIQDAFAQCIGGLLSVVVQEACVKLECAHPNLLINSIKAGSYRTSVTADAKAGSVDVGDLYAEEERDFLVTVNVPVDESCDEMSLLKVRCIYRDPISKEMVSLEEDNEVKIQRATVIGQPIVSMEVDRQRNRLRAAEAMAEARAAAEHGDLTGAVSLLESCRRALSETISARSGDRLCVALCAELKEMQERMANRRVYESSGRAYVLSGLSSHSWQRATARGDSTDSTSLVQAYQTPTMTDMVTRSQTMFFGNPPQRKLRQAQSFPARPHPR
- the LOC108467042 gene encoding E3 ubiquitin-protein ligase WAV3 isoform X1 translates to MMGSKWRKAKLALGLNMCLYVPHQKLEDSSPSSSIKHHPDTANVPSRFSSDAVPLSPSPNDCRPTTPTPSSSGLRLSKSVPKSSKKTCSICLTSMELGQGHAIFTAECSHSFHFHCIASNVKHGNQICPVCRAKWKEIPFQRPASHLPNGKSRINPADWPRDDAWAVRRLPSPRLDSTRHVSSLFQVSEPGTFDDDEVLDQQQENPQQNVFEKDASKNNSIGGIEVKTYPEVSAVPRANSHNNFAILIHLKAPHTSGGLNSRDQTIFSPSTQNSRAPVDLVTVLDVSGSMAGTKLALLKRAMGFVIQHLGSSDRLSVIAFSSTARRLFPLRRMTETGRQEALQAVNSLTSNGGTNIAEGLRKGAKLIVDRKWKNPVGSIILLSDGQDTYTVSSPSGSHSQTDYKSLIPPSIQRNGGTGLRVPVHTFGFGADHDAASMHSISEISGGTFSFIEAEGVIQDAFAQCIGGLLSVVVQEACVKLECAHPNLLINSIKAGSYRTSVTADAKAGSVDVGDLYAEEERDFLVTVNVPVDESCDEMSLLKVRCIYRDPISKEMVSLEEDNEVKIQRATVIGQPIVSMEVDRQRNRLRAAEAMAEARAAAEHGDLTGAVSLLESCRRALSETISARSGDRLCVALCAELKEMQERMANRRVYESSGRAYVLSGLSSHSWQRATARGDSTDSTSLVQAYQTPTMTDMVTRSQTMFFGNPPQRKLRQAQSFPARPHPR